One Ignavibacterium album JCM 16511 genomic region harbors:
- the nrtS gene encoding nitrate/nitrite transporter NrtS → MIKIFHICLPQIKNKINFKRHIRIALFVGTILNFINQYENIIEMNYQKLNVFHALITYCVPFFVSVYSAATFNHQEETND, encoded by the coding sequence ATGATAAAAATATTTCACATCTGCTTACCGCAGATAAAAAATAAAATAAACTTCAAGCGGCATATAAGAATTGCTTTGTTTGTCGGAACGATTCTTAATTTTATCAATCAATATGAAAATATAATTGAAATGAACTATCAGAAATTAAATGTTTTCCATGCATTAATAACTTACTGTGTACCATTTTTTGTATCAGTCTATTCAGCCGCAACTTTTAATCATCAGGAAGAAACGAATGATTAA
- a CDS encoding HAD family hydrolase yields the protein MIKAIIFDLDGTLVQTEIVKAHSYAKAIALLSANAVTENEVIQNFKNYVGLSRNDVAKNLVRDYHQQLKSLAKSNEDIEDMLIENRLEIYNSMLEDPSVLPKYCCTMTMGFLNTVHEYNYLTGLATMSHCMQVERVLQIMNIKDKFKFVITRDEIENAKPHPEIYLRMKNKLQVESDECVVIEDSVAGIKAALSANMHVFAVTNSITKDSVHTSKLLDKKFIIDNPAELETQVYEFIESLK from the coding sequence ATGATTAAAGCAATTATCTTCGATCTTGATGGAACGCTTGTTCAAACTGAAATAGTTAAAGCACATTCTTATGCAAAGGCAATTGCATTGTTAAGTGCAAATGCTGTAACTGAAAATGAAGTGATTCAGAACTTTAAAAATTATGTTGGACTTTCGAGAAATGATGTGGCAAAAAATCTTGTAAGGGATTATCATCAACAATTAAAGTCACTTGCGAAAAGTAATGAAGATATTGAGGATATGTTGATTGAGAATCGTCTTGAGATTTACAATTCAATGTTAGAAGATCCTTCTGTATTGCCAAAATACTGCTGCACTATGACAATGGGATTTTTGAACACTGTTCATGAGTATAATTATTTAACAGGATTGGCAACTATGTCCCATTGTATGCAGGTTGAACGCGTGCTTCAGATAATGAATATCAAAGATAAATTCAAATTTGTGATTACAAGAGATGAAATAGAAAATGCAAAACCTCATCCGGAAATTTATCTCCGTATGAAAAACAAATTGCAAGTAGAATCGGATGAGTGTGTCGTAATTGAGGATTCAGTTGCAGGAATTAAAGCAGCATTAAGCGCAAATATGCATGTGTTTGCAGTTACAAACAGCATTACAAAGGATTCTGTTCATACATCAAAACTTCTTGATAAAAAATTTATCATTGATAATCCGGCAGAATTAGAAACTCAAGTTTATGAGTTTATTGAATCATTAAAATAA
- a CDS encoding inorganic phosphate transporter has translation MSVALLFIAAIFLSYSNGTNDNFKGVATLFGSGTTNYKRAINWATITTFLGSVTAIFLASTLVKNFSGKGLISNELIQTPAFAVSIALGAAATVFLATKLGMPISTTHGLVGGLLGSGFLAVGTAFNFSKLGDTFLMPLIVSPLVALILSAGAYIVLRKIRIASGITKETCFCVVDDCDSVSVASYQNQSIAFEGEAHKKFVVETNQQCITTYSGNIFGINAQTILDYAHYISSGVVSFARGLNDTPKIVGLLLVINALDIKYGMIAIAVAMAAGGLLNAKKVGETVSKKITPMDHGQGFTANLITGLLVTTASIHGLPVSTTHVSVGSIFGIGTVTKSADVKVVRNILISWLLTLPVAAIISAVIYWLMKNIF, from the coding sequence ATGAGTGTTGCACTTTTATTTATTGCTGCTATATTTCTTTCCTACAGCAACGGAACTAATGATAACTTCAAAGGTGTTGCTACATTATTCGGAAGCGGCACTACTAATTACAAAAGAGCAATCAATTGGGCAACCATAACAACATTTCTTGGATCCGTGACTGCCATTTTTCTCGCCAGTACTTTAGTGAAAAATTTTTCCGGCAAAGGATTAATTTCAAATGAATTAATTCAAACACCTGCATTTGCAGTTTCAATTGCATTGGGTGCGGCTGCAACAGTTTTCTTAGCAACAAAATTAGGAATGCCGATTTCAACGACTCACGGTTTGGTTGGTGGATTATTAGGAAGTGGTTTCCTTGCTGTCGGCACTGCATTTAATTTTTCAAAATTGGGAGATACATTTTTGATGCCTTTGATCGTTAGTCCGCTTGTAGCTCTAATATTAAGTGCAGGTGCGTACATTGTGCTAAGAAAAATTAGAATCGCATCGGGCATTACAAAAGAAACTTGCTTTTGTGTTGTTGATGATTGTGATTCCGTGAGCGTAGCTTCTTATCAAAATCAATCCATTGCTTTCGAGGGAGAAGCTCATAAAAAATTTGTTGTGGAAACAAATCAACAATGTATTACAACTTACAGCGGGAATATTTTCGGTATTAACGCGCAAACAATTTTAGATTACGCACATTACATTAGTTCGGGTGTTGTAAGTTTTGCAAGAGGTTTAAATGACACGCCTAAAATTGTAGGATTACTTTTAGTGATAAATGCATTGGATATAAAATATGGAATGATAGCGATTGCCGTTGCAATGGCAGCCGGTGGATTATTAAATGCAAAAAAAGTTGGCGAAACTGTCAGCAAAAAAATTACTCCAATGGATCACGGGCAAGGTTTCACTGCAAATCTGATTACTGGTTTATTGGTCACCACAGCTTCGATTCACGGACTGCCGGTTTCCACTACTCACGTTTCAGTTGGTTCAATTTTCGGAATCGGCACTGTAACAAAAAGTGCTGATGTTAAAGTTGTGCGGAATATTCTGATTTCGTGGTTATTGACATTGCCAGTCGCTGCAATTATCAGTGCAGTAATTTACTGGTTAATGAAAAATATTTTTTGA
- a CDS encoding bifunctional transaldolase/phosoglucose isomerase: MLKLNQLASLGQSIWYDYIRRQFITRGELQKLIEKGLRGVTSNPSIFEKAIAGSSDYDEDIKELIEQDLTVQEIYEKLVVKDIQLAASLMLPVYYKTNELDGYVSLEVSPTLAHNSHATIDEAKRLYKLLERKNVMIKVPATQEGLPAITELIGSGISVNMTLIFNIDNYKQVAEAYLKGLELLSERGGDISKVSSVASFFISRIDADVDKEVNKRNADHLKGKIAIANAKVAYQIFQKIYHTPRWKALEKRGARVQRLLWASTGVKNPSYPDTIYVDGLIGKQTVNTVPPATFNDFMDHGSLIITLDENIEEAISQLEELKSLDIDLDKITNQLQAEGLESFSKSFENLMKAIELKIENIKEERKPFRVITSGYQASVENSMLELKMQRIVERIWEKDYTVWGDRPDEISNRLGWLKSPDVSLEMLSDIYEFVESIRKEGFKNALLLGMGGSSLAPEVFSKTFGTKDGYLNLEILDSTHPEKVLEYNKKFDPEETLYIVSTKSGGTVETFSFMKFFYNQTLAKVGIKNVGNHFIAITDPQSGLETIAKELKFRKIFLNDPNIGGRYSALSLFGIVPAALIGVDLDKLLNNALVMVCNSEGANCPIHGDNTPAKLGVVMGTLAEFGRDKITFITSKQLKYFGNWVEQLIAESTGKIGKGILPVVGEEILEPEYYSNDRIFIHLKFENESANDESVEKFKRAGHPVVEIILKDIYELGGEFFRWEMATAIAGWKLNIQPFDQPNVEAAKILAREMLAEYLKEGKLNQPNPNFEMNGIKVYSNDYSSDITSLFNNQLGRNAEDFRERENQYIAIHAYVKPNESVDKLLHSFRTLLQKKYKSAITVGYGPGFLHSTGQLHKGDAGKGVFIQFISTSKNDAAIPDNAGDEKSTMSFGTLITAQAFGDRKALKNSGRKVITFLFDGTEIEKSINQIVKAFN, encoded by the coding sequence ATGTTAAAACTAAATCAACTCGCATCGCTTGGGCAATCAATCTGGTATGATTACATCCGCCGACAGTTTATTACTCGCGGTGAACTTCAAAAATTAATTGAAAAAGGTTTAAGAGGCGTTACCTCAAATCCATCCATTTTTGAAAAAGCAATTGCAGGCAGCAGTGATTACGACGAAGACATTAAAGAGCTTATCGAACAAGATCTTACTGTACAAGAGATTTACGAAAAATTAGTAGTTAAAGATATACAACTTGCTGCTTCTTTGATGCTTCCTGTTTATTATAAAACAAACGAACTTGATGGTTATGTTAGTCTTGAAGTCAGTCCGACGCTTGCTCATAATAGTCATGCTACTATTGATGAAGCAAAAAGACTTTACAAATTATTAGAAAGAAAAAATGTAATGATAAAAGTTCCTGCAACTCAAGAAGGTTTACCAGCAATAACTGAATTGATTGGTTCGGGAATCAGCGTTAATATGACTTTGATTTTTAATATTGATAACTACAAGCAAGTAGCAGAAGCTTATTTAAAAGGATTGGAGTTATTATCCGAAAGAGGTGGTGATATTTCTAAGGTATCATCAGTTGCATCTTTTTTTATAAGCAGAATAGATGCTGATGTTGATAAAGAAGTGAATAAAAGAAATGCAGATCACCTTAAAGGAAAAATTGCAATTGCGAATGCTAAAGTTGCATATCAGATATTCCAAAAAATATATCACACTCCGAGATGGAAAGCTTTAGAAAAAAGAGGGGCAAGAGTTCAAAGATTACTTTGGGCAAGTACAGGCGTAAAAAATCCAAGTTATCCTGATACAATTTATGTAGATGGATTAATCGGAAAGCAAACAGTAAACACTGTTCCTCCGGCAACATTTAATGATTTTATGGATCACGGCAGTTTGATTATCACGCTTGATGAAAATATTGAAGAAGCAATATCACAATTAGAAGAATTAAAAAGTCTGGATATTGATTTGGATAAAATAACCAACCAGCTTCAGGCAGAAGGATTGGAATCATTTTCAAAATCATTTGAAAATCTTATGAAAGCAATTGAGTTAAAAATTGAAAATATAAAAGAAGAACGAAAACCTTTCAGAGTAATAACAAGCGGCTATCAGGCCTCTGTTGAAAATTCAATGCTTGAATTAAAGATGCAAAGAATTGTTGAAAGGATTTGGGAAAAAGATTACACGGTTTGGGGCGATAGACCAGATGAGATTTCAAACAGACTTGGCTGGTTAAAAAGTCCGGATGTTTCTCTTGAAATGTTAAGTGACATTTATGAATTCGTTGAGTCAATCAGAAAAGAAGGTTTTAAAAATGCTTTGCTGCTTGGAATGGGCGGCTCAAGTCTGGCACCAGAGGTTTTCAGTAAAACATTTGGCACAAAGGATGGCTACTTAAATTTAGAAATACTTGACAGCACTCATCCTGAAAAGGTCTTAGAATACAACAAAAAATTTGACCCTGAAGAAACTTTATATATAGTCTCCACAAAATCTGGTGGTACGGTTGAAACATTTTCATTTATGAAGTTCTTTTACAATCAAACACTTGCAAAAGTAGGAATAAAAAATGTTGGGAACCATTTCATTGCAATCACCGATCCGCAAAGTGGATTAGAAACGATTGCAAAAGAATTGAAGTTCAGAAAAATATTTTTAAACGATCCTAATATTGGCGGAAGATATTCTGCACTTTCATTGTTTGGTATTGTTCCGGCAGCTTTAATTGGAGTTGATCTTGATAAATTATTAAACAATGCTCTGGTAATGGTTTGCAACAGTGAGGGCGCTAATTGTCCGATTCATGGTGATAACACTCCTGCGAAACTCGGTGTTGTAATGGGAACACTCGCCGAATTCGGAAGAGATAAAATAACATTTATAACATCAAAGCAATTAAAGTACTTTGGAAACTGGGTAGAACAACTTATAGCTGAAAGCACAGGCAAAATCGGTAAAGGAATTCTTCCTGTTGTTGGCGAAGAAATTCTTGAACCTGAATATTATTCTAACGATAGAATCTTTATTCATCTGAAATTTGAAAATGAGTCTGCAAATGATGAATCAGTTGAGAAATTTAAAAGAGCTGGTCATCCTGTTGTGGAAATAATTCTTAAAGATATTTATGAATTAGGCGGAGAATTTTTCCGTTGGGAGATGGCAACTGCTATTGCCGGTTGGAAGTTAAATATACAACCATTTGATCAGCCAAATGTTGAAGCAGCAAAAATTCTTGCAAGAGAAATGCTTGCCGAGTATTTGAAAGAAGGGAAGCTAAATCAGCCAAATCCAAATTTTGAGATGAATGGAATAAAAGTTTATTCGAATGATTATTCTTCGGATATCACTTCTCTTTTTAATAATCAGCTTGGAAGAAACGCTGAAGATTTCCGTGAAAGAGAAAATCAATACATTGCAATTCACGCTTATGTGAAACCGAATGAATCTGTTGACAAACTACTACACTCATTCAGAACATTACTTCAAAAAAAATATAAGTCAGCAATTACTGTTGGATACGGGCCAGGATTTCTTCATTCAACCGGACAGCTTCATAAAGGCGATGCCGGTAAAGGCGTATTCATTCAGTTTATTTCTACGAGTAAGAACGATGCAGCAATTCCCGACAACGCAGGCGATGAAAAATCAACTATGTCCTTTGGAACATTGATAACCGCACAAGCTTTTGGCGATAGAAAAGCATTGAAGAACTCCGGGAGAAAGGTTATTACATTTTTATTTGATGGAACGGAGATCGAAAAATCAATTAATCAGATAGTGAAAGCATTTAATTAA
- a CDS encoding amylo-alpha-1,6-glucosidase, which yields MLTINKEMIDDFSKSSKLKWIDANGLGGYASSTVLGLNTRRYHGLLVAALNPPVEREVIVSKIDETLIIKNKAYEISTNQFPGKVHPEGYKYLIEFNKNLFPEFIYQVCKVKLKKTIAAINGCNKTVVIYEVLDSENEFQIHLSPFVAMRDFHSLRKADSTIRSEYTFHDGMFELKFNGHPKTLYANISNGDFVSQQDWYYNFEYLEELDRGLDFREDLFKPGYFKVNLNKGDKIVITFSTDPITKDCFTLFNNEKLRREKLIENCADDEVSKSLTLAADQFIVKRKAMNKTIIAGYHWFSDWGRDTMIALPGLTLSTNRFNDALGVLETFANSLDRGMIPNRFPDRGEAPEYNTVDATLWFFIAVKKYFDATNDFYFVRETIYPRFKKILEWHEKGTRHNIHEDYDGLLYAGEPGVQLTWMDAKIGDWVVTPRQGKAVEINALWYNALMIAAYLADIFNDKECNALYKQKADKIYKSFSETFWNEEAGYLYDYVDGDYSDSSFRPNQLYAVSLPYKLLDGNKAKLIVDKVYEKLYTPFGLRSLSSDDKNYKPIYAGNQYSRDAAYHQGTVWSFLLGSFADAIEYAYPDENEIRIKKIIEEFLPHLSTAGLGTVSEIFDGDYPHNPKGCISQAWSVAEFIRILRNMIDLLEKMLKDNNFS from the coding sequence ATGTTAACCATAAATAAAGAAATGATCGATGATTTTTCAAAATCATCCAAATTAAAATGGATAGACGCAAACGGACTCGGTGGTTATGCAAGTTCAACTGTGCTTGGTTTAAACACACGCCGCTATCACGGATTGCTTGTTGCAGCATTAAATCCACCTGTTGAAAGAGAAGTTATAGTTTCTAAAATTGATGAAACTCTGATTATAAAAAACAAAGCTTACGAAATTTCCACCAATCAATTTCCCGGCAAAGTTCACCCTGAAGGTTACAAGTACTTAATTGAATTTAATAAAAATTTATTTCCGGAATTTATTTATCAAGTATGTAAAGTAAAGCTTAAGAAAACAATCGCAGCTATAAACGGCTGCAACAAAACAGTAGTAATTTACGAAGTACTCGATTCCGAAAATGAATTTCAAATTCACCTTTCACCTTTCGTTGCGATGCGCGATTTTCACTCACTCAGAAAAGCTGACTCAACAATTCGCTCAGAATATACTTTTCACGATGGTATGTTTGAATTAAAATTTAACGGGCATCCGAAAACTCTTTATGCAAATATCAGTAATGGTGATTTTGTTTCGCAGCAAGATTGGTATTACAACTTTGAATATCTTGAAGAACTTGATCGCGGTCTCGATTTTCGTGAAGATCTTTTTAAGCCCGGCTACTTTAAAGTAAATCTGAACAAAGGTGATAAAATTGTAATAACTTTTTCCACCGATCCAATAACAAAGGATTGTTTTACTCTTTTTAATAATGAAAAACTAAGAAGAGAAAAGTTAATTGAAAATTGCGCTGATGATGAAGTATCAAAAAGTTTAACGCTTGCTGCGGATCAATTTATTGTGAAAAGAAAAGCAATGAACAAAACAATCATAGCTGGCTATCACTGGTTTTCGGATTGGGGACGCGATACAATGATTGCGCTGCCCGGATTAACATTAAGTACAAATCGTTTTAATGATGCTCTCGGTGTTCTCGAAACATTTGCAAATTCGTTAGATAGAGGAATGATTCCAAACAGATTTCCAGATCGTGGTGAAGCTCCCGAATACAATACTGTTGATGCAACACTTTGGTTTTTTATAGCGGTAAAAAAATATTTTGATGCTACAAACGATTTTTATTTTGTACGCGAAACGATTTATCCTCGATTCAAAAAAATTTTAGAATGGCACGAGAAAGGAACTCGTCATAATATTCACGAAGATTATGATGGATTGCTTTATGCCGGTGAACCTGGAGTGCAACTTACTTGGATGGATGCAAAAATTGGCGATTGGGTAGTTACTCCGCGCCAAGGTAAAGCCGTTGAAATAAATGCACTCTGGTACAACGCTTTGATGATCGCTGCATATCTTGCAGATATATTTAATGATAAAGAATGTAATGCCCTTTATAAACAAAAAGCTGATAAAATTTATAAAAGCTTTTCAGAAACATTTTGGAATGAAGAAGCCGGTTATCTTTATGATTATGTTGATGGCGATTATAGCGATTCCTCATTTCGTCCAAATCAACTTTATGCAGTTAGTCTTCCATATAAATTGTTGGATGGAAACAAAGCAAAGCTTATTGTAGATAAAGTTTATGAAAAGCTTTACACACCGTTCGGATTAAGAAGTCTTTCTTCAGATGATAAAAATTATAAACCAATTTATGCCGGTAATCAATATTCGCGTGATGCAGCTTATCATCAAGGAACAGTTTGGAGTTTTTTGCTCGGTTCTTTTGCCGATGCTATTGAGTATGCATATCCAGATGAGAACGAGATTAGAATCAAAAAAATAATTGAAGAATTTCTTCCTCATTTATCAACCGCCGGATTAGGTACTGTATCAGAAATATTTGATGGCGACTATCCGCATAATCCTAAAGGATGTATTTCTCAAGCGTGGAGTGTTGCTGAGTTTATAAGAATTTTAAGAAATATGATTGATCTGCTAGAAAAAATGCTAAAGGATAATAATTTCTCTTAA
- a CDS encoding NAD(P)H-hydrate epimerase, with protein sequence MQFKTKTGIVVPSVTMEQMIEIDRIAIEETGPNLFQMMENAGRNLAELSIKTLSKSWAKSEILILAGTGGNGGGGICAARHLANKGANVKVCVTEPEKLKNVTAYQLHILKSTNAKIISIKELKNEHPDLIIDAIIGYSLSGEPKGKSLELIKWASQQLGIKISLDIPSGINSTTGEAAIHHIKPDITMTLALPKTGLFPSVTGELYLADIGIPKKVYEKLKLNYQSPFEEKFYVRLFQESNN encoded by the coding sequence ATGCAATTCAAAACTAAAACAGGAATAGTTGTTCCTTCAGTAACGATGGAACAGATGATAGAAATAGACCGCATTGCTATCGAAGAAACCGGTCCGAATTTATTTCAGATGATGGAGAATGCCGGAAGAAATTTAGCTGAGTTATCAATTAAAACTTTGAGCAAGAGTTGGGCTAAATCAGAAATATTAATTCTTGCCGGAACGGGCGGTAACGGCGGCGGCGGAATTTGTGCAGCACGTCATCTCGCAAATAAAGGTGCAAATGTAAAAGTCTGTGTAACTGAGCCGGAAAAATTAAAAAATGTAACTGCTTATCAGCTTCATATCTTAAAATCAACAAACGCAAAAATTATTTCGATCAAAGAATTAAAGAATGAACACCCGGATTTAATCATTGATGCAATTATTGGCTACAGTTTAAGCGGCGAGCCAAAAGGCAAATCTCTCGAATTAATCAAATGGGCATCGCAGCAGCTTGGAATTAAAATATCACTTGATATTCCATCCGGTATCAATTCAACAACTGGTGAAGCAGCTATTCATCATATCAAACCAGACATAACGATGACACTTGCGTTACCAAAAACTGGTTTGTTTCCTTCAGTAACCGGCGAACTTTATCTTGCAGATATTGGAATCCCCAAAAAAGTTTATGAAAAACTTAAGCTTAATTATCAATCACCATTTGAAGAGAAATTTTATGTTAGGTTGTTTCAAGAATCTAATAATTGA
- a CDS encoding MGH1-like glycoside hydrolase domain-containing protein — protein MNKEKQRIQSIKEEKTYWRKWGPYLSDRQWGTVREDYSPNGTAWEYVSHDDARSKAYRWGEEGIAGISDDQQLICFSVALWNKKDPIIKERYFGLTGNQGNHGEDVKEYYYYLDNTPTHSYMKMLYKYPQSEFPYSKLIEENNRRTKSDPEFELIDTGIFDEDKYFDVFIEYAKNSEEDILIKITAHNRGKEKASLNIIPQVWFRNTWNWGKDNYKPEMYLAENNSLKIIHKKLGEYNLFYEDNPEVIFCENETNNKRLYNAENITEYVKDGINNYITQNKNDAVNPSKTGTKAACNYDVEINGGGFATIKLRLIKDSLQNPFKDFDKIFSTRIKEADEFYSEVQKEITNEDARNVQRQAFAGMLWNKQFYYYDVEEWINGDKGQPKPPKEREQGRNKDWKHLNNADIISMPDKWEYPWYATWDLAFHCIPFAMIDPEFAKEQLILFTREWYMHPNGQLPAYEWSFSDVNPPVHAWATWRVYKIDQKLQGKPDTDFLERVFQKLLLNFTWWVNKKDQDGHNIFQGGFLGLDNIGVFDRSSVLPIGGHLDQSDGTSWMAMFSLNMLRISLELSKTKPIYQDLATKFFEHFLYIAQSMTNMGCKGVGLWDDEDGFYYDALHIDDKIFHLKIRSMVGLIPLFAVEVLEPDLIKQAPEFTARLNWFLKNKPEMAALVSRWNEKGVGERRLLSLLRGHRMKKLFKRMLDETEFLSDYGIRALSKYHEQNPYQLQLDGKLFEVKYTPAESDTGLFGGNSNWRGPIWFPVNFLILESMYRFHHYYGDDFKIECPTNSGNFVTIKDAADELCRRLSKIFLKDESGQRPVFKYNSKIQNDPYFKDYILFHEYFHGDNGRGVGASHQTGWTGLIAKILQQRKK, from the coding sequence ATGAATAAAGAAAAACAAAGAATACAATCCATCAAAGAAGAAAAAACTTACTGGCGTAAATGGGGACCTTATCTTAGCGATCGCCAATGGGGAACTGTACGTGAAGATTATTCACCTAACGGTACGGCGTGGGAATATGTTTCGCACGATGACGCACGCAGCAAAGCTTATCGCTGGGGTGAAGAAGGTATTGCTGGAATTAGCGATGATCAACAGCTAATTTGTTTTTCGGTTGCACTGTGGAATAAAAAAGATCCGATAATCAAAGAAAGATATTTTGGATTAACCGGTAATCAAGGAAATCACGGCGAAGATGTAAAAGAGTATTATTACTATTTGGATAACACTCCGACGCACTCTTATATGAAGATGCTTTACAAGTATCCTCAATCCGAATTTCCTTACTCAAAACTTATTGAAGAAAACAATCGACGAACAAAATCCGATCCTGAATTTGAATTAATTGATACCGGAATTTTTGATGAGGATAAATACTTCGATGTTTTTATCGAGTACGCGAAAAATTCTGAAGAAGATATTCTGATAAAAATCACAGCACACAATCGTGGAAAAGAAAAGGCGTCGCTAAATATCATTCCGCAAGTTTGGTTTAGAAATACCTGGAACTGGGGAAAAGACAATTACAAGCCAGAGATGTACCTCGCAGAAAATAATTCATTAAAAATTATTCATAAAAAACTTGGTGAATACAATTTGTTCTATGAAGATAATCCCGAAGTAATATTTTGTGAGAACGAAACAAACAATAAAAGATTATATAATGCTGAGAACATTACTGAATATGTAAAAGATGGAATAAACAATTACATAACTCAAAATAAAAATGATGCTGTTAATCCATCTAAAACGGGAACCAAAGCTGCGTGCAATTACGATGTTGAAATTAATGGTGGCGGATTTGCTACAATTAAATTAAGGTTGATCAAGGATTCGCTTCAAAATCCATTTAAAGATTTTGATAAAATATTTTCTACTCGAATAAAAGAAGCAGACGAATTTTATTCTGAAGTCCAAAAAGAAATTACAAATGAGGATGCGAGAAATGTTCAGCGGCAAGCTTTTGCGGGAATGTTATGGAACAAACAATTTTATTACTACGATGTTGAAGAATGGATAAACGGCGATAAAGGACAACCCAAGCCGCCAAAAGAGCGTGAGCAAGGAAGAAACAAAGATTGGAAGCATCTCAATAATGCCGACATTATTTCTATGCCTGATAAATGGGAGTATCCGTGGTATGCGACCTGGGACTTAGCTTTTCACTGTATTCCATTTGCAATGATTGATCCTGAATTTGCAAAAGAGCAATTGATTCTTTTTACACGAGAATGGTATATGCATCCGAATGGTCAGTTGCCGGCTTATGAATGGAGTTTCTCTGATGTAAATCCTCCGGTTCACGCGTGGGCAACGTGGCGCGTTTATAAGATAGATCAGAAACTTCAAGGTAAACCTGATACTGATTTTCTCGAAAGAGTTTTTCAAAAATTACTTTTAAACTTTACCTGGTGGGTGAATAAAAAAGATCAAGATGGACACAATATTTTCCAAGGGGGATTTTTAGGATTGGATAATATCGGTGTGTTCGATCGAAGCTCTGTTCTTCCCATTGGTGGTCATCTCGATCAATCTGATGGAACAAGCTGGATGGCAATGTTCTCTCTTAATATGCTCAGAATTTCTCTTGAGCTTTCTAAAACAAAACCAATCTATCAAGATCTTGCTACAAAGTTTTTCGAACACTTTTTATACATTGCACAATCAATGACGAATATGGGTTGCAAAGGTGTTGGACTTTGGGACGATGAAGATGGATTTTATTATGATGCACTTCATATTGACGATAAAATATTTCATCTGAAAATTCGTTCAATGGTTGGATTGATTCCTCTATTTGCTGTTGAAGTGCTTGAGCCAGATTTAATTAAACAAGCTCCGGAGTTTACAGCAAGATTAAATTGGTTCTTAAAAAATAAACCTGAGATGGCAGCGCTTGTTTCCCGCTGGAATGAAAAAGGAGTTGGTGAAAGAAGGTTGCTTTCGCTTCTTCGCGGGCATCGTATGAAAAAATTATTTAAAAGAATGCTTGATGAAACTGAATTTCTTTCGGATTACGGAATACGCGCACTTTCAAAGTATCACGAACAAAATCCTTATCAACTGCAGCTTGATGGTAAATTATTTGAAGTAAAATATACTCCTGCTGAATCGGATACCGGATTGTTTGGCGGCAATTCAAATTGGCGCGGACCAATTTGGTTTCCAGTTAACTTTTTAATTCTTGAATCAATGTATCGTTTCCATCATTATTACGGCGATGATTTTAAAATTGAATGTCCGACAAACTCTGGAAATTTTGTAACAATAAAAGATGCCGCAGATGAATTATGCAGAAGATTATCCAAAATATTTTTGAAAGATGAAAGTGGTCAGCGTCCGGTATTTAAGTACAATAGTAAAATTCAGAACGATCCGTATTTCAAGGATTATATTTTATTTCACGAATACTTTCACGGTGATAACGGAAGAGGTGTTGGCGCTTCACATCAAACTGGCTGGACCGGATTGATTGCAAAAATTTTACAGCAGAGAAAGAAATGA